Proteins from one Neodiprion fabricii isolate iyNeoFabr1 chromosome 5, iyNeoFabr1.1, whole genome shotgun sequence genomic window:
- the LOC124182222 gene encoding zinc finger protein 62 homolog isoform X1, whose product MDDAASTPNVENVCRLCLSADEPRSSIFEGDDSSVPLSFKIQACLAIEVSSSDKLSTLICRLCIKNVNQWHSYRESCLKAQDKLHQWQMQQIGVQTGVTIKQEPIDLEFDTDHNVSITELHGTPEHQEIQNDGVMALKITNEQTIRLGKDAEKSLKSETLWRRRTRSFALSTSPSGLLQESEKYQTNSKPYCTVEVKEEPLAEDEYDSTLEIESVTGGDILPNPVAMNCTEKDRVMEADSTQRSTSVTFRTKRKAKRGPHTHLRNKQRFTKKCVYCQINLHSKYSYTKHMERFHSAVSDSEQRDNKMGLKNVLKQKQIFTKSPSASFQDQIRLNRNNPQDETVDSIPEESSATVGINSYRRDVDEEMIEDVEDEIDNMDKNSDTPLSQVQQNIIGQLKTYSCYSCKQVFPDRRTTLNHLRQHLPDLRPFTCVACLTQFPDRSIYKDHCYTSFECAMKIAIVEPKSGLEKHFTCNMCSKSVENRKELLHHLTSQHSDEQQANATPTSSNKMPAKISNRDGSSPSTGWSWAGLGLPAPYQNGDPVYNNPCNYCGMIYKHKRNLLEHRELCARLPVNARTSYACVHCGMTFLVFKKFSSHLATLHNTTDIICAKCRKSFDSATVFLTHHENHIRMDDPQGSGDNRRSSTSFESPLKDWNDFEAEVHANESRISRQKYSCALCGQEFPTRTELGEHRNLHLKVKIYSCVICRSMFSSAGALEVHMKDHGIEDPAEQSAHTSYIEYEGTEDTKDFNLTEGSRGSEADDEETTCKICQKRFSSLANLRRHTANVHRNSKRRRKCVECNKVFTKKNSYEYHVRMEHKGFSSPIKCSVCPQTFISRTNLNLHYETVHAHVAKAPYECDICGRQFKEDLSCKIHRGWHARRSRRLTEDLAAVNRNSTLMSSRSLENFDNPIELTQRPARARKSFPNSPPAKPAPQLQCQVCDNKFSDVTELRKHLWDVHCARNKSEKDYTTSDLQCELCTHILPDRPSLERHLEWHMENPILSDTKNGLQRKRYFSPTDLRTHPCDVCGNFYTSRKSLLRHKKLHKVSTAATVKFQSLAKKPSITQFPCNVCHKTFGSSMKLRKHKLRHFVNPAERKKRSVLEKSDFKCELCLKYYISEVGLRFHVEKTCPFREQETYSPRLKRRRIASTEENAPSAEVDPPKHLSVKSNVGLPVAWRTKKMVNCSICHKSFLGKSLFYKHRQIAHPKEITSRAEVLSVKKQSLAATAATDVTKNFRCNICGKTFPAALNLKLHRSAVHKHASLKNTCAICNLKFNSGVGLKNHMQKHSTDTFSCNICTRIFRSRPAVFIHLNRQHPEEYDLMQDNKSKLFTEIQGIPEQPLEPDVTVPFKCGLCNKTFETKKGLKVHSVKLHSVRHE is encoded by the exons ATGGACGATGCGGCCTCAACACCGAACGTCGAAAACGTTTGCAGGCTCTGTTTGTCCGCTGACGAACCTAGGTCGTCAATTTTCGAGGGGGATGATTCGTCGGTGCCGCTATCTTTCAAGATACAAGCCTGCCTAGCTATTGAG GTCTCATCGTCCGACAAATTGTCAACTCTGATATGTCGGTTGTGCATCAAAAACGTGAATCAATGGCACAGTTACAGAGAATCGTGTCTCAAGGCCCAAGACAAATTGCATCAGTGGCAAATGCAGCAGATAGGGGTCCAGACG GGTGTAACCATAAAGCAGGAGCCAATTGATTTGGAATTTGATACTGATCATAATGTCTCCATAACAGAACTGCACGGAACACCTGAACACCAAGAAATCCAA AATGACGGCGTAATggcgctaaaaataacgaatgagCAAACAATTCGACTGGGGAAAGATGCGgagaaatcattgaaaagtGAAACCTTATGGAGGCGAAGAACCCGAAGTTTTGCTCTGTCAACTTCTCCATCAGGCCTGCTTCAGGAATCTGAAAAGTACCAAACAAATTCAAAACCGTATTGTACAGTGGAGGTGAAGGAAGAACCACTAGCCGAGGACGAATACGACTCTACCTTGGAAATCGAATCTGTAACAGGCGGTGACATTTTGCCTAACCCCGTAGCAATGAATTGTACAGAAAAAGACAGAGTGATGGAGGCTGATTCGACACAGAGATCCACTTCTGTAACCTTCAGAACAAAGAGGAAAGCAAAGAGAGGACCACACACCCATTTGAGAAACAAACAGAGGTTCACAAAGAAATGCGTCTATTGCCAAATAAACCTTCACTCCAAATATTCATACACCAAACACATGGAAAGATTTCATTCTGCTGTCTCTGATTCTGAACAAAGGGACAACAAAATggggttgaaaaatgttctAAAGCAGAAACAAATCTTTACAAAATCTCCATCTGCGTCGTTTCAAGATCAGATTAGACTTAATAGGAATAATCCTCAAGATGAAACAGTTGATAGTATTCCAGAAGAGAGCAGCGCCACGGTGGGGATAAACAGTTACCGCAGGGACGTAGACGAAGAGATGATCGAAGATGTAGAGGACGAGATAGACAACATGGATAAAAATTCAGATACACCGCTCTCTCAAGTACAACAGAATATAATTGGTCAGTTAAAAACCTACTCTTGTTACTCCTGTAAACAGGTTTTCCCCGACCGACGCACAACACTGAATCACTTGAGGCAGCATCTGCCGGACCTTCGTCCATTCACCTGCGTAGCTTGTCTCACGCAATTTCCGGATCGTTCGATCTACAAAGATCATTGCTACACCTCGTTTGAATGTGCAATGAAAATTGCAATAGTCGAGCCCAAGTCCGGTTTAGAAAAACATTTCACCTGCAATATGTGCTCCAAGTCTGTGGAGAATAGAAAGGAATTGTTACACCACTTGACCTCTCAACATTCTGACGAACAACAGGCAAACGCTACACCGACTTCTTCCAATAAAATGCCTGCAAAGATAAGCAACAGAGACGGTTCGTCCCCATCTACCGGCTGGTCCTGGGCAGGTCTAGGCTTGCCTGCTCCCTATCAAAATGGAGACCCTGTATATAATAACCCCTGCAATTACTGCGGTATGATTTACAAACACAAGCGAAATTTATTGGAGCATCGTGAACTGTGTGCTCGCCTTCCGGTCAACGCTAGAACTTCTTACGCATGTGTGCACTGCGGTATGACTTTCCTTGTgttcaaaaagttttcaagCCACCTTGCAACGTTGCACAATACAACTGACATTATATGTGCAAAGTGCCGAAAATCTTTTGATTCAGCTACCGTTTTCCTGACTCATCACGAAAATCATATAAGAATGGACGATCCACAAGGCAGCGGAGACAACAGAAGATCTTCGACCAGCTTTGAAAGTCCATTAAAAGATTGGAACGATTTCGAAGCTGAAGTACATGCAAACGAATCCAGAATCAGTCGGCAAAAGTACAGCTGCGCGCTATGCGGTCAAGAATTTCCTACTAGAACGGAGCTTGGGGAGCACCGAAATCTCCATTTAAAagtgaagatatattcttgcGTTATTTGCCGTAGCATGTTCAGTAGCGCTGGGGCGCTGGAAGTTCACATGAAGGATCATGGAATAGAAGATCCCGCAGAACAAAGCGCGCACACTTCCTACATAGAGTACGAAGGAACCGAAGACACGAAGGACTTTAACTTGACGGAGGGTTCGCGAGGCTCGGAAGCTGACGACGAAGAAACAACATGCAAGATTTGCCAAAAGAGGTTCTCAAGTTTAGCCAATCTGAGGAGGCACACAGCGAATGTACATAGAAATAGCAAAAGGCGACGAAAATGCGTAGAATGCAACAAGGTATTTACCAAGAAAAATTCTTACGAATATCATGTGAGGATGGAACACAAAGGGTTTTCTTCGCCCATAAAATGCTCCGTTTGTCCTCAAACATTTATTAGCAGGActaatttgaatttacactACGAGACGGTCCATGCCCATGTAGCAAAAGCGCCGTACGAATGCGACATATGCGGTAGACAGTTCAAAGAAGATCTATCTTGTAAAATTCACCGGGGATGGCACGCGCGTAGATCACGTCGACTGACCGAAGACTTAGCTGCCGTCAACCGCAATAGTACTTTGATGTCGTCGCGATCCCTCGAGAATTTTGATAATCCGATAGAATTGACACAGAGGCCAGCAAGAGCGCGTAAATCGTTTCCAAATTCACCGCCGGCGAAGCCCGCTCCTCAATTGCAGTGTCAGGTCTGCGACAACAAGTTCAGTGACGTAACAGAACTGAGAAAACACCTTTGGGACGTTCACTGTGCCCGTAATAAGAGCGAGAAAGATTACACAACTAGCGACCTACAGTGCGAACTGTGCACTCACATCTTGCCAGATAGACCCAGCCTGGAGAGGCACTTGGAATGGCATATGGAAAACCCAATATTGAGTGATACGAAAAATGGATTACAGAGAAAAAGGTACTTCTCGCCCACGGACCTGAGGACTCATCCGTGCGATGTCTGTGGCAATTTTTACACGTCGAGAAAGAGCTTGCTGAGACATAAAAAACTTCACAAAGTCAGCACTGCCGCTACTGTCAAGTTTCAATCGCTGGCCAAGAAACCATCGATTACCCAATTTCCTTGCAACGTCTGTCACAAGACATTTGGCAGTTCGATGAAACTCCGCAAGCACAAACTCCGTCACTTTGTAAACCCAGCCGAACGCAAGAAACGCTCTGTTCTCGAGAAGTCCGACTTTAAGTGCGAGCTGTGCTTGAAGTATTATATCTCCGAGGTCGGACTGCGTTTTCATGTGGAAAAGACTTGTCCGTTTAGGGAGCAAGAAACATACAGTCCTCGCCTAAAACGTCGAAGAATAGCGTCGACCGAAGAAAATGCCCCTTCGGCTGAGGTCGATCCGCCAAAACATCTGTCCGTAAAGTCAAACGTCGGTCTTCCCGTCGCCTGGAGAACGAAGAAGATGGTGAACTGCAGCATTTGCCACAAGTCCTTCCTTGGCAAAAGCCTTTTTTACAAGCACAGGCAGATCGCTCATCCGAAGGAGATAACAAGCCGGGCAGAAGTGCTCTCCGTAAAGAAACAAAGCCTCGCGGCTACCGCTGCGACGGAcgttacgaaaaattttcggtgcAATATATGCGGCAAGACGTTCCCGGCCGCCCTCAATCTAAAGCTCCACAGGTCCGCTGTTCACAAACACGCTTCACTGAAAAATACCTGCGCTATCTgcaatctgaaattcaactcGGGCGTCGGGTTGAAAAATCACATGCAAAAACACTCTACCGATACCTTCAGCTGCAACATTTGTACCCGAATATTCCGTTCCCGGCCAGCTGTATTCATTCACCTTAACCGACAGCATCCCGAAGAGTATGACCTTATGCAGGATAACAAGTCCAAACTGTTTACCGAAATACAGGGAATCCCTGAACAACCTCTTGAACCGGACGTAACAGTTCCGTTCAAGTGTGGCTTGTGTAACAAGACatttgaaacgaagaaagGTCTTAAAGTTCACAGCGTGAAACTTCATTCCGTGCGtcatgaataa
- the LOC124182223 gene encoding ras-related protein Rab-37-like isoform X2 yields MKAQEEEVRHVRRVSTSRTLRGGSESPALSPTSLAAAAAAAASKQSPNSGRASLQETCHFHWKVMLLGDSGVGKTCLLLRFREGHFLCGNFLSTVGIDFRNKVVTVDGMRVKLQIWDTAGQERFRSVTHAYYRDAHALLLLYDVTNKTSFDNIRAWLGEIREYAHDDVVIMLLGNKSDCGAERAVRREDGERLSREYRVPFMETSAKTGLNVELAFTAVARELKAKKSGNPDETRFNVQDYVRQQSQRNTCLGSNCLTT; encoded by the exons ATGAAGGCGCAGGAGGAAGAGGTGCGCCATGTGCGCCGGgtctcgacttccagaacgCTTCGCGGAGGGAGCGAAAGTCCCGCTTTGTCCCCCACCAGCctcgccgccgccgccgccgccgccgcctctAAGCAGAGCCCGAACTCCGGCAGGGCATCGCTGCAGGAAACCTGCCATTTTCACTGGAAG GTGATGTTACTGGGCGACAGCGGCGTTGGAAAAACGTGTCTCCTGCTACGATTTCGCGAGGGACATTTTCTCTGTGGAAACTTCTTGTCGACGGTCGGAATCGATTTCAGG AACAAAGTTGTCACGGTGGACGGAATGCGAGTGAAACTTCAGATATGGGACACCGCTGGACAGGAAAGATTTCGGAGTGTAACACACGCCTATTACAGAGACGCGCACG CATTGCTCCTTCTCTACGACGTCACCAACAAAACGAGCTTCGATAACATCAGGGCCTGGCTAGGCGAGATCCGGGAATACGCCCACGATGACGTCGTCATCATGCTGCTGG GTAACAAATCGGACTGCGGAGCTGAGCGAGCGGTGAGGCGTGAAGATGGCGAAAGGTTATCCCGGGAATATCGAGTACCCTTTATGGAGACCTCGGCGAAGACGGGGTTGAACGTTGAGTTGGCTTTTACCGCGGTCGCAAG GGAGCTGAAAGCCAAGAAGAGCGGAAACCCCGACGAAACTCGTTTCAACGTTCAGGACTACGTCAGGCAGCAATCTCAGCGTAATACGTGTCTCGGTAGTAATTGTCTTACCACGTGA
- the LOC124183848 gene encoding uncharacterized protein LOC124183848 isoform X3, producing the protein MYSQDSSIRDILDNYLRAERELEMKIKESTDRRFKRTLGDNGDTCNLEINNSATIFGRIDSAESRVRNQEFIKSTCLNLQDLEEAKARLRTIASFTPTDQELRVLVGAYRGLLGNVAQTQS; encoded by the exons ATGTATTCCCAAGACTCGTCGATCCGTGATATCCTTGACAATTATTTGAGAGCGGAACGGGAATTGGAGATGAAGATCAAAGAGag CACAGATAGACGTTTCAAGAGGACGCTCGGTGATAACGGAGACACGTGTAATTtggaaattaataattctgcTACGATATTTGGCCGTATTGATTCTGCCGAATCGAGAGTTCGAAATCAAGAGTTCATAAAA AGCACGTGTTTGAATTTACAGGATCTAGAAGAAGCCAAGGCACGACTCAGAACGATTGCCTCGTTTACTCCGACAGATCAGGAACTACGTGTCCTCGTCGGAGCTTATCGTGGCCTACTTGGAAACGTAGCGCAAACTCAGTCGTAG
- the LOC124183848 gene encoding uncharacterized protein LOC124183848 isoform X1, whose protein sequence is MYSQDSSIRDILDNYLRAERELEMKIKERRRYKSRNVSDNVCQSFSTDRRFKRTLGDNGDTCNLEINNSATIFGRIDSAESRVRNQEFIKSTCLNLQDLEEAKARLRTIASFTPTDQELRVLVGAYRGLLGNVAQTQS, encoded by the exons ATGTATTCCCAAGACTCGTCGATCCGTGATATCCTTGACAATTATTTGAGAGCGGAACGGGAATTGGAGATGAAGATCAAAGAGag ACGTCGCTATAAATCTCGTAATGTTTCGGATAATGTTTGCCAATCGTTCAGCACAGATAGACGTTTCAAGAGGACGCTCGGTGATAACGGAGACACGTGTAATTtggaaattaataattctgcTACGATATTTGGCCGTATTGATTCTGCCGAATCGAGAGTTCGAAATCAAGAGTTCATAAAA AGCACGTGTTTGAATTTACAGGATCTAGAAGAAGCCAAGGCACGACTCAGAACGATTGCCTCGTTTACTCCGACAGATCAGGAACTACGTGTCCTCGTCGGAGCTTATCGTGGCCTACTTGGAAACGTAGCGCAAACTCAGTCGTAG
- the LOC124183848 gene encoding uncharacterized protein LOC124183848 isoform X2: protein MYSQDSSIRDILDNYLRAERELEMKIKERRRYKSRNVSDNVCQSFSTDRRFKRTLGDNGDTCNLEINNSATIFGRIDSAESRVRNQEFIKDLEEAKARLRTIASFTPTDQELRVLVGAYRGLLGNVAQTQS, encoded by the exons ATGTATTCCCAAGACTCGTCGATCCGTGATATCCTTGACAATTATTTGAGAGCGGAACGGGAATTGGAGATGAAGATCAAAGAGag ACGTCGCTATAAATCTCGTAATGTTTCGGATAATGTTTGCCAATCGTTCAGCACAGATAGACGTTTCAAGAGGACGCTCGGTGATAACGGAGACACGTGTAATTtggaaattaataattctgcTACGATATTTGGCCGTATTGATTCTGCCGAATCGAGAGTTCGAAATCAAGAGTTCATAAAA GATCTAGAAGAAGCCAAGGCACGACTCAGAACGATTGCCTCGTTTACTCCGACAGATCAGGAACTACGTGTCCTCGTCGGAGCTTATCGTGGCCTACTTGGAAACGTAGCGCAAACTCAGTCGTAG
- the LOC124182222 gene encoding zinc finger protein 62 homolog isoform X2, translating to MSVVHQKRESMAQLQRIVSQGPRQIASVANAADRGPDELHGTPEHQEIQNDGVMALKITNEQTIRLGKDAEKSLKSETLWRRRTRSFALSTSPSGLLQESEKYQTNSKPYCTVEVKEEPLAEDEYDSTLEIESVTGGDILPNPVAMNCTEKDRVMEADSTQRSTSVTFRTKRKAKRGPHTHLRNKQRFTKKCVYCQINLHSKYSYTKHMERFHSAVSDSEQRDNKMGLKNVLKQKQIFTKSPSASFQDQIRLNRNNPQDETVDSIPEESSATVGINSYRRDVDEEMIEDVEDEIDNMDKNSDTPLSQVQQNIIGQLKTYSCYSCKQVFPDRRTTLNHLRQHLPDLRPFTCVACLTQFPDRSIYKDHCYTSFECAMKIAIVEPKSGLEKHFTCNMCSKSVENRKELLHHLTSQHSDEQQANATPTSSNKMPAKISNRDGSSPSTGWSWAGLGLPAPYQNGDPVYNNPCNYCGMIYKHKRNLLEHRELCARLPVNARTSYACVHCGMTFLVFKKFSSHLATLHNTTDIICAKCRKSFDSATVFLTHHENHIRMDDPQGSGDNRRSSTSFESPLKDWNDFEAEVHANESRISRQKYSCALCGQEFPTRTELGEHRNLHLKVKIYSCVICRSMFSSAGALEVHMKDHGIEDPAEQSAHTSYIEYEGTEDTKDFNLTEGSRGSEADDEETTCKICQKRFSSLANLRRHTANVHRNSKRRRKCVECNKVFTKKNSYEYHVRMEHKGFSSPIKCSVCPQTFISRTNLNLHYETVHAHVAKAPYECDICGRQFKEDLSCKIHRGWHARRSRRLTEDLAAVNRNSTLMSSRSLENFDNPIELTQRPARARKSFPNSPPAKPAPQLQCQVCDNKFSDVTELRKHLWDVHCARNKSEKDYTTSDLQCELCTHILPDRPSLERHLEWHMENPILSDTKNGLQRKRYFSPTDLRTHPCDVCGNFYTSRKSLLRHKKLHKVSTAATVKFQSLAKKPSITQFPCNVCHKTFGSSMKLRKHKLRHFVNPAERKKRSVLEKSDFKCELCLKYYISEVGLRFHVEKTCPFREQETYSPRLKRRRIASTEENAPSAEVDPPKHLSVKSNVGLPVAWRTKKMVNCSICHKSFLGKSLFYKHRQIAHPKEITSRAEVLSVKKQSLAATAATDVTKNFRCNICGKTFPAALNLKLHRSAVHKHASLKNTCAICNLKFNSGVGLKNHMQKHSTDTFSCNICTRIFRSRPAVFIHLNRQHPEEYDLMQDNKSKLFTEIQGIPEQPLEPDVTVPFKCGLCNKTFETKKGLKVHSVKLHSVRHE from the exons ATGTCGGTTGTGCATCAAAAACGTGAATCAATGGCACAGTTACAGAGAATCGTGTCTCAAGGCCCAAGACAAATTGCATCAGTGGCAAATGCAGCAGATAGGGGTCCAGACG AACTGCACGGAACACCTGAACACCAAGAAATCCAA AATGACGGCGTAATggcgctaaaaataacgaatgagCAAACAATTCGACTGGGGAAAGATGCGgagaaatcattgaaaagtGAAACCTTATGGAGGCGAAGAACCCGAAGTTTTGCTCTGTCAACTTCTCCATCAGGCCTGCTTCAGGAATCTGAAAAGTACCAAACAAATTCAAAACCGTATTGTACAGTGGAGGTGAAGGAAGAACCACTAGCCGAGGACGAATACGACTCTACCTTGGAAATCGAATCTGTAACAGGCGGTGACATTTTGCCTAACCCCGTAGCAATGAATTGTACAGAAAAAGACAGAGTGATGGAGGCTGATTCGACACAGAGATCCACTTCTGTAACCTTCAGAACAAAGAGGAAAGCAAAGAGAGGACCACACACCCATTTGAGAAACAAACAGAGGTTCACAAAGAAATGCGTCTATTGCCAAATAAACCTTCACTCCAAATATTCATACACCAAACACATGGAAAGATTTCATTCTGCTGTCTCTGATTCTGAACAAAGGGACAACAAAATggggttgaaaaatgttctAAAGCAGAAACAAATCTTTACAAAATCTCCATCTGCGTCGTTTCAAGATCAGATTAGACTTAATAGGAATAATCCTCAAGATGAAACAGTTGATAGTATTCCAGAAGAGAGCAGCGCCACGGTGGGGATAAACAGTTACCGCAGGGACGTAGACGAAGAGATGATCGAAGATGTAGAGGACGAGATAGACAACATGGATAAAAATTCAGATACACCGCTCTCTCAAGTACAACAGAATATAATTGGTCAGTTAAAAACCTACTCTTGTTACTCCTGTAAACAGGTTTTCCCCGACCGACGCACAACACTGAATCACTTGAGGCAGCATCTGCCGGACCTTCGTCCATTCACCTGCGTAGCTTGTCTCACGCAATTTCCGGATCGTTCGATCTACAAAGATCATTGCTACACCTCGTTTGAATGTGCAATGAAAATTGCAATAGTCGAGCCCAAGTCCGGTTTAGAAAAACATTTCACCTGCAATATGTGCTCCAAGTCTGTGGAGAATAGAAAGGAATTGTTACACCACTTGACCTCTCAACATTCTGACGAACAACAGGCAAACGCTACACCGACTTCTTCCAATAAAATGCCTGCAAAGATAAGCAACAGAGACGGTTCGTCCCCATCTACCGGCTGGTCCTGGGCAGGTCTAGGCTTGCCTGCTCCCTATCAAAATGGAGACCCTGTATATAATAACCCCTGCAATTACTGCGGTATGATTTACAAACACAAGCGAAATTTATTGGAGCATCGTGAACTGTGTGCTCGCCTTCCGGTCAACGCTAGAACTTCTTACGCATGTGTGCACTGCGGTATGACTTTCCTTGTgttcaaaaagttttcaagCCACCTTGCAACGTTGCACAATACAACTGACATTATATGTGCAAAGTGCCGAAAATCTTTTGATTCAGCTACCGTTTTCCTGACTCATCACGAAAATCATATAAGAATGGACGATCCACAAGGCAGCGGAGACAACAGAAGATCTTCGACCAGCTTTGAAAGTCCATTAAAAGATTGGAACGATTTCGAAGCTGAAGTACATGCAAACGAATCCAGAATCAGTCGGCAAAAGTACAGCTGCGCGCTATGCGGTCAAGAATTTCCTACTAGAACGGAGCTTGGGGAGCACCGAAATCTCCATTTAAAagtgaagatatattcttgcGTTATTTGCCGTAGCATGTTCAGTAGCGCTGGGGCGCTGGAAGTTCACATGAAGGATCATGGAATAGAAGATCCCGCAGAACAAAGCGCGCACACTTCCTACATAGAGTACGAAGGAACCGAAGACACGAAGGACTTTAACTTGACGGAGGGTTCGCGAGGCTCGGAAGCTGACGACGAAGAAACAACATGCAAGATTTGCCAAAAGAGGTTCTCAAGTTTAGCCAATCTGAGGAGGCACACAGCGAATGTACATAGAAATAGCAAAAGGCGACGAAAATGCGTAGAATGCAACAAGGTATTTACCAAGAAAAATTCTTACGAATATCATGTGAGGATGGAACACAAAGGGTTTTCTTCGCCCATAAAATGCTCCGTTTGTCCTCAAACATTTATTAGCAGGActaatttgaatttacactACGAGACGGTCCATGCCCATGTAGCAAAAGCGCCGTACGAATGCGACATATGCGGTAGACAGTTCAAAGAAGATCTATCTTGTAAAATTCACCGGGGATGGCACGCGCGTAGATCACGTCGACTGACCGAAGACTTAGCTGCCGTCAACCGCAATAGTACTTTGATGTCGTCGCGATCCCTCGAGAATTTTGATAATCCGATAGAATTGACACAGAGGCCAGCAAGAGCGCGTAAATCGTTTCCAAATTCACCGCCGGCGAAGCCCGCTCCTCAATTGCAGTGTCAGGTCTGCGACAACAAGTTCAGTGACGTAACAGAACTGAGAAAACACCTTTGGGACGTTCACTGTGCCCGTAATAAGAGCGAGAAAGATTACACAACTAGCGACCTACAGTGCGAACTGTGCACTCACATCTTGCCAGATAGACCCAGCCTGGAGAGGCACTTGGAATGGCATATGGAAAACCCAATATTGAGTGATACGAAAAATGGATTACAGAGAAAAAGGTACTTCTCGCCCACGGACCTGAGGACTCATCCGTGCGATGTCTGTGGCAATTTTTACACGTCGAGAAAGAGCTTGCTGAGACATAAAAAACTTCACAAAGTCAGCACTGCCGCTACTGTCAAGTTTCAATCGCTGGCCAAGAAACCATCGATTACCCAATTTCCTTGCAACGTCTGTCACAAGACATTTGGCAGTTCGATGAAACTCCGCAAGCACAAACTCCGTCACTTTGTAAACCCAGCCGAACGCAAGAAACGCTCTGTTCTCGAGAAGTCCGACTTTAAGTGCGAGCTGTGCTTGAAGTATTATATCTCCGAGGTCGGACTGCGTTTTCATGTGGAAAAGACTTGTCCGTTTAGGGAGCAAGAAACATACAGTCCTCGCCTAAAACGTCGAAGAATAGCGTCGACCGAAGAAAATGCCCCTTCGGCTGAGGTCGATCCGCCAAAACATCTGTCCGTAAAGTCAAACGTCGGTCTTCCCGTCGCCTGGAGAACGAAGAAGATGGTGAACTGCAGCATTTGCCACAAGTCCTTCCTTGGCAAAAGCCTTTTTTACAAGCACAGGCAGATCGCTCATCCGAAGGAGATAACAAGCCGGGCAGAAGTGCTCTCCGTAAAGAAACAAAGCCTCGCGGCTACCGCTGCGACGGAcgttacgaaaaattttcggtgcAATATATGCGGCAAGACGTTCCCGGCCGCCCTCAATCTAAAGCTCCACAGGTCCGCTGTTCACAAACACGCTTCACTGAAAAATACCTGCGCTATCTgcaatctgaaattcaactcGGGCGTCGGGTTGAAAAATCACATGCAAAAACACTCTACCGATACCTTCAGCTGCAACATTTGTACCCGAATATTCCGTTCCCGGCCAGCTGTATTCATTCACCTTAACCGACAGCATCCCGAAGAGTATGACCTTATGCAGGATAACAAGTCCAAACTGTTTACCGAAATACAGGGAATCCCTGAACAACCTCTTGAACCGGACGTAACAGTTCCGTTCAAGTGTGGCTTGTGTAACAAGACatttgaaacgaagaaagGTCTTAAAGTTCACAGCGTGAAACTTCATTCCGTGCGtcatgaataa